The genomic segment GGTTCGTTGAGGAAGtagtcccacatgtcatccaCAGAGGGAGGACCTGCCAATTTGCCAAAATCTGAGGTCTGTGCCTTGTCCAAGCTCTCCTATGGGGCCTGCACCTTGTTGTCAGATGACGGCGCAACTGCTGGTGGCATAGCCGGAGAAGGTGGCAGTGGAGTGCCCGAAGGGGGAGAGAGAATCATGTGGATCCATCCCGGCagcggtggaggggagagggtgaGAGAGAAAGTGATTGAGTGAGAGCGATCTAATTATGAAATATTTAAAGGTGCTCGGGAGAAGCTAAGCAGATAGGAGCAAGAATTCATATGGATTTTTggatatcattgccagtttaTAAAtgcaaccgatagtgatagctATTATCACTACATGTTATTAAAGACACGTCTTTTGATGAATTAATTGTTGTATATTCTTTAGAAATTTTAATGTGATCTTTGCTTCTCTGGGCCGAATTTCAGCTACAGCTGGGCCTTCTTACTGGTTTTGGGCTCAAGCCCTTCGTTGGTGTGCCCTAAAAGGTTGCCGGCTGACAAGGTGTagggaaaaggaaaaatccCCTTCGGGGGAGAGGGCGGCGGCAGCTACAACTGCCTCTCTGGGCATCTCGCGCTCAGGGCTCTGCTGGGCGTGGTCCTGGCTGGTGCTGGCCGTCTGATGCGCCCCAATGAGGAGATAAGCGCGTAGGGTTCGGAGGTTAGCTCCTCTGTGCCGTGAGTCGGCTGCCTGCCATCCCCCTTTTTCTACTGAAGCTGGGCTTTGATTCGGTGGATGAGAAATCTTGGGCATCTCACAATTTTCTGTCTCCCCTCTCTTCCCTCTGTGATTTGAGCTTTGGTGGTTGGGAGCTTGGGCTCCAACCGTGATTTGGCCGAAGCTTTTGCGGCACTGGGAAGGAGACCTGTTGGTGTTCAGCGCTGCACTGCCGAGGCTCGCCCGAACTGCAGAGGCCGTGCGGTCGAGGTACTGTATCTCCGTCATCCATCCCTCCGGCGGCAACGACGGGTGGTTGGATTTCTGGGACTGCGGCATCTGTGCCGTGCCTTGCCTCACTCACCAGCTCATTCCAACATATACACTGTGAGCTTTCTTCTCCCTCTGATCTGAACTGTTGGATGCCTGGTATACTTGCTCAGTGATgataaattttattgaaattgAATTAGGATGTTGAGTACAATGGATACAACCTTGATTCTCTGTTTTGCAATTGGCATAGGCAGTGATATGATCTTTTAGTTTTGATTATGAGGATTCTGATCTCTTGctagttgaattttgttttagtTATCTGTCACTGTCTATTTGCTTGTATTCCTGGACTTGAGTGGCATTTATCTCTGAGTTCAGCACAATGTGAAGATTCCTTTGCAATCTGTAGCTTGGGACAGCTTCTATTTTCCTTTCTGTCACTTGTGCAGAGAGGTATTAGTGTTCTGATTGTCTGTCTTGTGAAGGCAAGGTGTTGTCTAAGTgttgaattttgattttcaGTCATAATATCTTTGTTGTTCTGTCCAGGAGTCTGTAGAATTCAGAGAATTGTATATCAAGGTTGttatctaggtgtgatctcataTCCTAGTTTAATTTGTGATATGACTAATAGGTCAGCTTGGGAGCAGATCTTTATTGATCTG from the Phragmites australis chromosome 19, lpPhrAust1.1, whole genome shotgun sequence genome contains:
- the LOC133900236 gene encoding histone chaperone rtt106-like; its protein translation is MPQSQKSNHPSLPPEGWMTEIQYLDRTASAVRASLGSAALNTNRSPSQCRKSFGQITVGAQAPNHQSSNHRGKRGETENCPPSVDDMWDYFLNEPKVKRPWPSSNVEEEEEDKDEDDGSDGEDDNDDEEEDGGNDKDEDGDNDYYFFVVVANR